GATCAGTTCCAGCTCGTCGCGTATGGCGCCGGGCAGCGGGAGGTGCCACACCAGGACGCCGTCCTCGGCGAGGTGATCCACGACAGGCCACTCGACAGTGGACGTCGTGTCGTTGACCTCGGGGACGGCGAGGGCGCTGAGGTCGTCGGCGCCGCGCGGGTCGTGGCCGAGATGAGGGACGGCATGGACGTCGTACGGCTCCTGCCACTCCTCCACGGCCTTGCGCTGCTGGGCGACCAGGCCGGCGGGCCACTCCTCCGATACGACGCGGTTGGCGATCAGGGCGTCGGGGCGCAGGCCGCGCAGGGCGAGGGCGAGGCTTGCGGACCGTACGTCGTCGGTGCCGGCGGGGCCGGGTTCGGCGACGAGTCGCACGACGGTCCCTCGATCGGCGAGGACGGCCTCGACCGCGCCGAGTTCCGTGTCCCAGCGGGCGGCGGTCTCGTACAGCCACTCCGAGGGCATGGGGACGCCGGCGAGCCTTCCGAGCATGGGGCGAAGGCCCGCGGCGGCCTGGCGCTCGGCCGGGAGCAGACGGCGCAGGTAGCGGCGGAGTTCCTCGGGGAGGGAGAGGAGGGCGAGGGCCTGCTGGGTGGGCGGCAGGTCCACGACGAGCAGCTCGTGCCGCTCGGAGAGCGCCGCGTCGCGCAGGGCCCGCAGGAGGGTGAGTTCCTCGGCGCCTGGCAGGGGGGTGACCTCCTCGGTGTCCAGGCGGGAGGCGCCGAGCAGGTCGAGCACGTGGGAGGCACGGTCCTGGAAGCGGGCGAGATCATCCCGGAAACCGGCGGTGGCGTCGGGGCGCCAGGCGGTGAGGTTCGGGGTGATCCGGGTAGGGGTGGGGCCCGTTGTCGCGCCGAGCGTCGTGCCCAGGGTGTCCGTGCGGTCGGCACTCAGCACCAGGGTGCGGAGGCCGTCGCCTGCGGCGCGTAGGGCGGTGGCGGCGGCGACCGTCGTACGACCGCTGCCGCCGGGGCCGGTGATCAGGATGGTGCGCATAGGGGTGAACCGTAACGGACACAAAGACGTGCCTGGTTGCGCGCTCTTGCGGCCGCGGGCGCGTTGCAGCCGGCGTGACTGCACCTACCCAGGGGCGCGGGGAACTGCGCGACCGGCCCCCACCGGCCCGCAGCCGATTCGCGGACCCCTACTTCCCCGACTCCACCCGCTTCTTCAACCCCGCCAGCGCCCGGTCGATGATGACCTTCTCCGCCTTGCGCTTGATCATGCCGAGCATCGGGATCTTGACGTCGACCGTCAGCAGGTACGTGACCTCCGTCGCCCCCGCGCCCGTCGGCTTCAGCACATACGAACCGTCCAGTTGCCGCAGCATCTGGGACTTCACCAGCGTCCAGGAGACCTCGTTCTCGCCGGTCCATGTGTAGCCGAGGACCTGGTCGTCCTTGATGGCACCCGCGTCCATGACCAGCCGGACCTGCTCGGCCCGGCCGGAGGCGTCCGTCGAGAGGACCTCCGCCTGCTTCACCTCGCCCGTCCAGTCCGGGTAGCGGGCGAAGTCCGCGATCACCGCCATGACGTCGGCAGGCGCAGCTTCGATCGTGATGCTCGAACTGGTGTGTTCCGCCATCGCCGTGGCTCCTCCAGATACGGTCCGGTGAGGAAGGGTGGTACGCACGTCTGTGCAGCGTGAAGGCTACCGCGCGTCCGGACTCACCATTCCAGCGCCCACGGCTTCCCACTCCCCGCGAAGTGCCCCACGTTCACGCACTCGGTCGCCCCGATCCGCATCCGCCGGACCAAAGGCTGGTGGACGTGACCGAACAACGAGTACCGGGGCCGGGTGCGGCGGATCGCGTCCAGCAACGCCCGGCTCCCCCGCTCGAACCGCCGCGCCACCGTGTCGTACACCAGCTCCGGCACCTCCGGCGGGATGTGTGTGCACAGCACGTCCACCTCGCCGACCGCCTCGATCTTCGCCGCGTACTCCTCGTCGCTGATCTCGTACGGCGTCCGCATGGGGGTCCTGAGGCCGCCGCCCACGAAGCCGAACGTCCAGCCGCCGATCTCCACCCGCTCGCCGTCGAGCACGGTCGTACCGGGTCCCGCGTACTCCGGCCACAGAGGCGGCATGTCGACATTGCCGTAGGTCGCGTACGTCGGTGTCGGGAAGGCGGCGAACATCTCGGCGTACTGCTTGCGCACCGCCTTCTCGATCACGGAGGCCCGGTCGGCGCCGATTCCGCCCCACAGCCGGGCCCCGAGCTCTCGCGCCTCCTCGAAACGGCGGGCGGTGCGCAGTTCCACGATCAGGTCGGCGTTCTCCGTCCCGAACAGGTCGGGGAAGATCCCGCGCGAGTGGTCGGCGTAGTCGAGGAAGAGAACGAGGTCACCCAGGCAGATCAGGGCGTCGGCACCCTCGCCGGCTCTGGCCAGGGCACGGGCATTGCCGTGCACATCGCTGACCACGTGTACGCGCGTCTTCCGGTTTCCGGCCGGTGTGGGTGCCATGACGATCAAGAGTAAGCCTGTGCGGCATACGTGAACAGAGCCGACCGGTCCTGCGGTTACTGGCCAGTCAGTAAGCAGGTGGACTACTGTGCGCGAAGAACCCCAATCCGTGTGACGCAGCGAACATCTCGCCGGGACCCCCTGTCGAAGAAGCCATACCGGCGGGTAACGTCCGGGCAGTCCAGTCGTGCTCAGCTTTCAATTACTGAATCTCTGAGCACCTGCCCGAGCCTTGGACCGACCGTCGCATCACACAACGTCGTGGCGCCGGCGCCCTATGAGGAGCAGCAGTCTTGCGCGAGTTCAGCCTTCCGGCTTTGTACGAGGTCCCTGCGGACGGCAATCTCACCGACATCGTCCGTAGAAACGCCGCGCAGCATCCCGACGTCGCCGTCATCGCCCGCAAGGTGGGCGGTCAGTGGCAGGACGTGACGGCCACGGCGTTCCTGGCCGAGGTGCACGTCGCCGCCAAGGGGCTCATCGCCTCCGGCGTCCAGCCGGGCGACCGGGTCGGCCTGATGTCCCGTACCCGCTACGAGTGGACGTTGCTCGACTTCGCGATCTGGAGCGCGGGCGCGATCACCGTGCCGGTGTACGAGACCAGTTCGCCGGAGCAGATCCAGTGGATCCTCGGCGACTCGGGCGCGACCGCCTGCGTCGTGGAGCTGGACGGTCACACCGCGGCCGTCGAGTCGGTGCGCGACTCACTGCCCGCCCTCAAGCACGTCTGGCAGATCGAGGGCGGCGGGATCGAGGAGCTGGCCCGCGCGGGCAAGGACATCAGCGACGCGGCCGTGGAGGAGCGCAGCTCGCTGGCGAAGGCCGACGACCCGGCGACCATCGTCTACACCTCCGGCACCACCGGCCGCCCCAAGGGCTGTGTGCTCACCCACCGCAGCTTCTTCGCGGAGTGCGGCAACATCGTGGAGCGGCTGCGCCCGCTGTTCCGCACCGGTGAGTGCTCGGTGCTGCTCTTCCTGCCACTCGCGCACGTCTTCGGCCGGCTCGTGCAGATCGCGCCGATGATGGCGCCGATCAAGCTGGGCATGGTCCCGGACATCAAGAACCTCACCGACGAGCTGGCGTCCTTCCGGCCGACGCTGATCCTGGGCGTCCCGCGTGTCTTCGAGAAGGTCTACAACTCGGCGCGCGCCAAGGCGCAGGCGGACGGCAAGGGCAAGATCTTCGACAAGGCCGCCGACACGGCGATCGCCTACAGCAAGGCTCTGGACACCCCGTCGGGTCCGTCGCTCGGCCTGAAGATCAAGTACAAGACCTTCGACAAACTGGTCTACAGCAAGCTGCGCGCGGTCCTCGGCGGCAAGGGCGAGTACGCCATCTCCGGCGGCGCCCCGCTCGGCGAGCGCCTGGGCCACTTCTTCCGCGGCATCGGCTTCACGGTCCTGGAGGGCTACGGCCTGACCGAGTCCTGTGCCGCGACCGCGTTCAACCCGTGGGACCGCACGAAGATCGGCACGGTCGGTCAGCCGCTGCCGGGCTCGGTGATCCGGATCGCGGACGACGGCGAGGTGCTGCTGCACGGCGAGCACCTGTTCAAGGGCTACTGGAACAACGAGGCCGCCACGGCCGAGGCGCTGACCGACGGCTGGTTCCACACCGGTGACATCGGCACCCTCGACGAGGACGGTTACCTCAGGATCACCGGTCGCAAGAAGGAGATCATCGTCACCGCGGGCGGCAAGAACGTCGCGCCGGCCGTGATCGAGGACCGTATCCGTGCGCACGCGCTGGTCGCGGAGTGCATGGTGGTGGGCGACGGACGGCCGTTCGTGGGCGCGCTGATCACCGTCGACGAGGAGTTCCTGGGCCGTTGGGCCGAGGAGCACGGCAAGCCGGCGGGTTCCACCGCGGCGTCGCTGGCCGGGGACGCGGACCTGAACGCGGCGATCCAGGCCGCGATCGACGACGGCAACGCCGCGGTGTCGAAGGCGGAATCGGTGCGGAAGTTCCGCATTCTGTCCTCCCAGTTCACGGAGGAGACGGGCCACCTCACGCCCTCGCTGAAGCTCAAGCGGAACGTGGTGGCGAAGGACTACGCGGACGAGATCGAGGCGATCTACGCGAAGTAGAACGCCTGTGGGAAGAGCGTCATGGCGCGGTGTCCTCGGCGAGGACCCGCGCCATCGTGCGTTCGGCGAGCGCGGTGATGGTGACGAACGGGTTGACCCCGATGTTGCCGGGGATCAGCGAGCCGTCGGTGACGTAGAGCTTCGGATAGCCCTTCACCCGGCCGTAGTTGTCGGTGGCCCTGCCCAGCACACAGCCGCCCAGCGGGTGGTAGGTGAAGTCGTCGGCGAAGACCCTGCTGGGGGAGCCGAAGAGGTCGTACCGGTAGATGGTCGAGTTGGCGGAGTTGATCCGGTCGAAGAGCTTCTTGGCCATGCCGGAGGAGACCGAGCTCTGCGCGCTGCTCCAGTCGAGGCCCAGTCCCCCGCTGCCGTACGAGAATCTGGCGCGCTGCGGGTTCTTGGTGATCGCCAGATAGAGGCTGACCCAGTGCTCGAGTCCCGTGGGCAAAGGCGCGATCTCGGCGAAGACGGGGTTGTCGGTGTTGGCCCAGTCGTCGATGCCCATGACCGGCATGGTCGACTGGTTGGCGCCGACGGTGTCCCACAGATGGTTGGCCCGCCCGAGCATCACGTTGCCGTTGGGGCCCCAGCCGGCCCCGACGCTCGCGTCCAGCGCCGGGAGGGTCCCCGACTGCTTCGACCGGAGCAGCAGTTCACTCGTGCCCAGGCTGCCGCCGCCCAGGAACAGATAGGTGCAGCCGTACTGCTTGGTCTCGACGACCGCGCCGGTGTAGTCGATCCGGTCGGCGGTCAGCACCCAACTGCCGTCGCCCGCCCGGCTGATCCCGGTGACCTTCTCCATGGTGTGGATGGTGACGTTGCCGGTGCCGAGCGCGGACGCCAGATACGTCTTGTCGAGGCTCTTCTTGCCGTGGTTGTTGCCGTAGATGACCTCCTGGCCGAGGGCGGACTTGGTGGCGGTACCGGCGGCCTCGCGCTGCATGTAGCCGAAGTCGTAGACGCTGGGCACGAAGGTGGTCTTCAGGCCGGTGTTGCCGGCGTGCTTCCGGGAGACCCGGCTGAACTGGTACCACTCGGTCGACTCGAACCAGGCCGGGTCGACGGTGTTGACGCCGAGCATGGCGCGGGCGCGCGGGAAGTACGTGTTGTACATCTCCGCGGTGTCGACGCCCGGGAACTGCTCGGCGAAGTAGGACTGGAGCGGGGTGACCGCCATCGAGCCGTTGACCAGGGAGCCGCCGCCGACCCCGCGGCCCACGAAGACAGACATGTGGGAGAAGCGGACGCGGTCCAGGACGCCGGGGTAGGGCGTGATGTCCTTGTTGACGACGTCCAGCCACAGGAAGGTGGCCAGCGGCGCCTCGGTGCGGGTGCGGAACCACATGGAGCGCTGGTCGGGGTTGGCGGTGTTGCAGAAGACGTTGCCGTCGGGGCCGGCGGTGTTCCAGAGCCGGCCCATCTCGAGGACGAGGGTGCGGATGCCGGCCTGGCCGAGGCGCAGGGCGGCGACGGAGGCGCCGTAACCGGATCCGACGACGATGGCGGGCGCGGACTCGACCGCGGCGGGCTCGTCCGCGCGGGCCGACTGGAGCCCGACACGGGTGAAGCCGAGAGTGGCCGCCGTCTGGAGGGCGGCCATACCAAGGATCTGACGTCTAGTCAGATGACGCTGTATCAGTTTTACTGTCATGCGCGCAGCATCGGCGGATTATCGGCCTCCGGCTATAGCAGGGTCTTCAACTTTTCCGCCAACAAATCCCATCGCCACTTCTCCTCGACCCACTCCCGTCCCCGCTCCCCCATGCGCCTCCGCAGTTCCGCGTCGCCGAGGAGGACGACGATCCGCTCGGCGGTCTCCTCGACCGATCCGCCGCGCACGACCCAGCCGGTCTCGCCGTCGAGGACCGCGTCCGGGGCACCTCCGGAGTCCCCGGCGACGACCGGCAGGCCGGTCGCGGAGGCCTCCAGGTAGACGATCCCGAGCCCCTCGACGTCGAGCCCGCCCCGGCGGGTCCGGCACGGCATCGCGAAGACGTCCCCGGCGCCGTAGTGGGCGGGCAGCTCGGCCCAGGGCACGGCTCCGGTGAAGCGCACGGAGTCGGCGACACCGGTCTCGCGGGCGAGCCGGCGCAGCTCCTTCTCGTAGGGCCCGCCGCCGACGATCAGCAGAACGGCGTCGGGCTCCTTCGTGAGGATCCGCGGCATGGCGAGGATCAGCGTGTCCTGCCCCTTGCGCGGCACGAGCCGGGACACGCACACGACCACCGGCCGCTCCGTCAGCCCCAGCCGCGCCCGCACGGCGTCGCCGCCCGAGCCGGGATGGAAGGTCTTCTCGTCGACGCCCGGCGGCAGCTGCACCATCCGCCCGGCCGCCTGCGGCGTCAGCGCGCCGGCGATCCGCGAGCGGGTGTACTCGCCGAGGTAGGTGATGGTGTCGGTCGACTCCCCGATCCGGCCCAGCAGCTGCCGCGCTGCGGGCAGTTGGGCCCACCCGGCCTCGTGCCCGTGGGTCGTGGCGACCTGTCGCTCGGCACCCGCCCTCCTGAGCGCCGGCGCCATCAGCCCTAGCGGCGCGGCCGCCCCGAACCACACCGACGTACAGCCGTGCTCACGCAGCAGCCCGACGGCCCTGCGGGTGGCCCCGGGCGTCGGCAGCAGCATGGTCGTGGAAGCCCGTACGACGGTGAAGGGCTGCTCCGCGTCGAAGGCGGCGGTCGCCTCGACGCCCTCCCGGCTCCGCTTCCAGGTGGAGGCGTGGACGACCAGGCGCTCGGGGTCGAGCCGCAGCGCCATGTTGTGCAGGAACGCCTGGATGCCACCCGGGCGGGGCGGGAAGTCGTTCGTCACGATCAGGGTCTTGTGCATCGCCGCCGACCCTACCGAACCGGCAGCTCACAGCCGGGGACGGCTGCTCTTATGGCACCCTCACAGGAGAGCGGGACATCATGTTCTCCTCAAGCAACCATTTCAGGGCGACGGCGAACGGCGGGGAACCACGTGGAGACGACGGGCGTGCGGCGGTGCCTGACGTGGCTGCTGCTGACCTGGGGCGTGACCAGGCTGCTGCTGCTTTTGTTCGTCTTCAAGGTGTACGCCTTCCCCGGGCCGGACGTCACCAGTGACGTGTCGGTCATCTACCAGGGCTGGTACGACGTCCTGCGCACCGGAACGTTCCCGCAGTCCGACGTGACCTGGCAGTATCCGCCCGCCGCGGCGCTCGCGATCCTCTCCCCCGCGCTGCTGCCCTTCCTGGAGTACACGCAGGCCTTCTTCCTCATGGCCTTCGCCGCGGACCTGGCCGCCCTCCTCCTGCTGCTGTACGCGGGCGTGCGCCCCGGACGGCGGCTGCGGGGAGCCTGGGTGTGGGTGGCGGGCGTACCCCTGCTCGGCCCGACCGTCTACTCCCGCTACGACGTGATGGTGACCGTGGTGGCCGTCGCCGCGGTCCTGGCGGCCGCCCGGCATCCGAAGGTTGCCGGGGCGCTGGTGGGGTTCGGGGCGCTGCTGAAGGTGTGGCCCGCGCTGATCCTCGTCGGGATCCGCAGGCGGAGCGTCTGGGCCGCGGCGACGGTGACGGTCGTGGTGGTGGCCGGACTGTTCTCCGTCGCGATGCCCGGGGCCTTCGCCTTCCTGACCTTCCAGCGGGAGCGGGGCACCGAGGTGGAGTCGCTGGGCTCGCTGGTCTTCCACATCGCCCGGCACCACGGCTGGGAGGGCTCGGTCCTGCTCAACTACGGCTCGGTCGAGTTCCTCGGCCCCTGGGTGACCATGGTCAGCACCGCCGCGCTCGCGCTGACCGGCATGGCCTTCGGACTGCTGCTGCTGTGGCGGCTCGCGGCCACCCGGTTCGAGGCGCACACGGCGGCCGACGCGGCGCTGGTGGCGGTGCTGATGTTCACCACCACCAGCCGCGTGATCAGCCCGCAGTACATGGTGTGGCTGGTCGGTCTCGCGGCGGCCTGTCTGTGCTTTCGCGCGAGCCGGATGGGCGTGCCGGCCGTCATGGTGCTCATGGCGTGCTTCGTGACGGTCCTGGAGTTCCCGATCTGGTTCGCGGACGTCGTGGGGAGCACCCCACGCGGCATCGTCCTCCTGATCGCGCGCAACGGCCTGCTGGTTCTCGCCACCGTCATCGGCATGCGCGAGCTGTGGAAGGCGACGGTCCACAAGCCCGCCCTGGCGGTCCCGGTGCCGGATCAGGCCGAGGCTCCCGCCCAGGAGGCCTCCGCCTCTTCCTGAACCCCGGCACGCGTCCGCCGGAACAGCACCGTCACCACTCCGCACTGAAGGGCCATGGCCAGCGCCATCGCCAGGCACACGCCGGGCAGTCCGAGGCCCGTGCAGCCGTACGCCAGCACCAGCTGGGCCACCGTGCCGAGCAGCGTCACCCGCAGCAGCGCCCGCGCCTGTCCACTGCCCTCGAAGACCCCGCCGAGCGCGATGAAGCACGCCATCAGCAGCAGGTACGGCCCTACGCAGCGCAGGAAGAGCACGCCGTCGTGGGCGACTTCGGGGCCCGCGCCGAAGGCGGCCATGATCCAGGGGGCGGTCACGAAGAGCAGCACCGCCGCCACGAGCCCCACCGCGCCGGACACGACCGCCGCCTCCCGCCCGATCACCCGCCGCGCGTCCCGTCCGGCGCCCCGCAGGTGCGCGGTGTGGATGGAGGCGGCCTGCCGAACGGCGTAGAAGGCCATGGTTGCCACGTACATGACCTTGTACGCGAGGGAGTAGGCGGCCACCGCCGTCACCCCGAGCCGCGCAACGATCGCCATCAGCACGAGCGCGCCGCCCTGGCGCACGGTGAAGTCGGCGGCCATGGGCAGCCCGGTGGTCAGCGTCGCGCGCAGCGGGACACCGGCCGGGCCACCCGGGCGCGATCGGAGCAGCGTGTTCCGGCGCAGGGCGAGCAGTCCCACCCCGAGGGTCAGGCCCCGGCACAGCACGGTGGAGGTCGCGGCGCCCTGGACGCCGTACCCGTGGATCAGGAACGGATCGCCCACCAGGATCAGCCCGTTCGCGAGGAGAGCGAGCCGCATGGGGGTCCGGGTGTCGCCGGCGCCCTTGAGGATGCCGTCGACGAGTTGCTGGGCGAAGAAGACGGCGATGCCGGGCATCGAGATCGCGAAGTAGGCGGTGGCCAGGGACACGGCCCGCCCGCCGTCGAGCACCAGCCGGGCCAGCGGCTCGCGCAGCAGGAAGCCGCCCACGGCGACCACCGGGGTGACCAGCGCCCACAGCGCCACGCCGCCGCGCACGGCCGCCCGCACCCCGCCGGGATCCCGCGCGCCCCGGGCGTGCGCCACCAGCACGGTCGTCCCGGAGGCGAAGACGAGCGCCACGCCGAGCAGCACGTTCTCGGTGTTGGTGGCGACGGCCACGGCGGCGACGGCGGGCCCGCCGAGCCGGGAGACCCACACGGTGTTGATGATCCCGGCGGCGACGGAGGCCAGCAGGCCGAGGTAGACGGGATGGGCGAGCACGACGAGTTGTTTGCGATGGCTGTTCATCCGGAGTCCCCCTCTATTCGAGCTACCTCGAATAGAGATAGCTCGATAAGAGGTAGCATGACGTCACGACCCCCGCAAGGAGGAATGCAGTGCTGGAGCTGTCGATCCTCGGCTTCCTCGCCGAAGAACCCCTGCACGGCTACGAACTCAAGGAGCGCATCAAGGCGCTCACCGGCCATGTCCGCCCGGTCAGCGACGGCGCGCTCTATCCGGCGATCACGCGTCTCGTCACGGCGGGCAAGCTCGACGAGCGGGCGGAGCCGGGCGCGAGTGCGGCCCCTCGTCGGACGCTGTCACTGACCGGTCTGGGGCGCGAGGAACTGCTGGAGCGGCTGCGGCACCCGAAACAGGCCGAGATCACCGACCAGGTCCGTTTCAACACCGTCCTCGCGTTCCTGCGGCACCTGCCGGACCGGCGGGAGCAGGCAGCCGTACTGCGCCGGCGGCTGGATTTCCTCCAGACGCCGACCAGCTTCTTCTACGACGGCGGCGAACCGGTGGGCGCGGAGGAGACGGACGACCTGTTCCGGCAGGGCATGCTGCGGGTGGCGCGGGCGACCGGCCAGGCCGAGCGGGCGTGGCTGGCGGAAGCCATCGAGCGGTTGGATCAGCCGAGCTGAGCCCGCAGATACTCCCGCCACTCGGCCGTGAATGCCTTCAGGTCGGTGCCGAGCACCTTCGCCATGGCCTCCTCCACCGCCCCCGGCCGCTTCGTGTGCGTGCCCACGGCCCGGTAGAACTCGCCCAGCTCGGCCTCGCCCCACCGGTCCGCGATCATCCGGCAGGCCATCCAGCCGCTCTCGTAGGACGTGGCGAGCGCGGTCGCGCTGCCGGCGAAACCGAAGTCCGCGTCGGACGGCAGGACCGTCGGCACCCGGCGCTCGGCGACGGCCTCTCCCAGCTCCGGTGCGGCCTCGGCCGGGGTGCGTCCGGTGCCGCGGTAACCGACCCAGTCGGCGTACCCCTCCGACAACCACAGCGGAGTCGCGGCGGTGGTGTCGGCGCGGGTGGCGACATGGGTGGTCTCGTGGGTGAGCACGACCTGCCCGCCCACAGTGCCGAGGAGGCCGTAGGCGTCGGGGTTGACGATGATCCGGTCCGCGGGCGCCTGCGCCGGGGCGCCGGTCTCGCCGGTGGTGACGGCCGCTATCCCACGGTACGAGGAGGCGGGCGAGCCGAGCAGGCCCCCCATCCCCGCCACGGACCTCGGTACGAGAACGACGACGTGCCGGGACCACGCGGTGCCCCAGGCGTCCGACACGGCGGGCACGGCATGGTCGGCCAGATCCGCGAAGGAGTGCAGCTTCTCACCGGACTGTCCGACGCCGAGGACCAGACTGTGCTTTCCGCGGACGACGGTCACCTCGCCCTGGTCCCACAGCTGCTGCGGGGCCTTCTTGGCGGGCTCCTCACCGACGACGTACCACTGGTCGGACGCGTCCAGGGAGAGGGCCAGGGTGCGGGCGACGGTGACGGGGGCACTGTCGTAGCCCTGGACCTGGTAGCGCAGTTCCGCGTCGGCGGTGGCGGTGGAGCCGCTGCGGTGGACGCCGGTGACCTTGTAGGACCAGGAGGCGAGCGGCACCGCGCTGACGTCCTCGAACCAACTCGCGGTGCCCGTCTCGGCGATCGCCGCCTTGTCCCGGTCGAGGACAGCGGTGGCCCGCCGGTCGAGGACGCGCTGCACGTCGGCCTTCGCGGTGTCGGTGGCCGTCGGCCTCCCGCCGCAGGCCACCAGCGAGGTCAGCAGCAGGCACAGCACCACGACACCGTGTTTCGACGCCCGCCTTCGACCAGCCATGTTTCCCGATCGTACGGGTATCGGAGCCGTCGGTCAGGGGCGCGTGACCGTCGCCCCCGGCATCATGCCCACCGGGTCGTAGCGCACCGGGGCACCGGGATAGGGGGCGTGGACGACCTGACCGTTGCCGACGTACATGCCGACATGGCTGGCGTCGCCCCGGTAGGTGACCAGGTCGCCGGGGCGCGCCTGGGAGAGCGGGACCTGGCGGCCGGCGTAGCGCTGGGCCTGGGACGTGCGGGGCAGGGAGACGCCGGCCTGGGCGTAGGCCCACTGCATCAGGCCCGAACAGTCGAAGCCGGTGGGCCCGTTGGCGCCCCACACGTACGGCATGCCGATCGCGGACTGCGCGGCGGCCACCGCGGCGGCCGCCCGGCCCGAGGGCGCCACCGCACCCGAGAGGTCGGACATCCCGGAGCGGCCGGAGCGGGAGGCCCGGTCGTAGGCGGCGCGTTCGTCGGACGGCAGGGAGTTGAGCAGCTCGCGCGCTCTGGCGAGCTTCCTCTCGACGGTCCGCTTGTGGGAGGCGACGGCCTTGCGGCTCTTCTCCAGTTCACCGAGCTTTTGTGCCGCTTCGCTGCGCTCCTGGGCGAGTTCGCGCATGGCCTCCTGGAGGTCCTTGAGCGCACCCGCCTGATGGGCGTTGATCCGGTCGAGGACGGCGGCCTTGTCGAGGTACTCGTCCGGGTCGTCGGAGAACAGCAGCGCGAGGGACGGGTCGAGGCCGCCGGAGCGGTACTGGGCGCCGGCCTGCGAACCGAGCGCCTCCCGCATGGAGTTGATGCGCTCCTGCTGCCGCGCGATCTCGTCCTGCGCGGTTCCGACCTCCTCGCGCAGCGAGTCGGCGCGCTCGTCCGCCTTGTTGTAGGCCTCGGTGGCGTGCTCGGCCTCCTCGTAGAGACGGTCCACCTCGGCCCGGGTGTCGTCGGACGGGGCGGCGACGGCCGGTACGGCGCCGAGCGCGG
This portion of the Streptomyces canus genome encodes:
- a CDS encoding MATE family efflux transporter is translated as MNSHRKQLVVLAHPVYLGLLASVAAGIINTVWVSRLGGPAVAAVAVATNTENVLLGVALVFASGTTVLVAHARGARDPGGVRAAVRGGVALWALVTPVVAVGGFLLREPLARLVLDGGRAVSLATAYFAISMPGIAVFFAQQLVDGILKGAGDTRTPMRLALLANGLILVGDPFLIHGYGVQGAATSTVLCRGLTLGVGLLALRRNTLLRSRPGGPAGVPLRATLTTGLPMAADFTVRQGGALVLMAIVARLGVTAVAAYSLAYKVMYVATMAFYAVRQAASIHTAHLRGAGRDARRVIGREAAVVSGAVGLVAAVLLFVTAPWIMAAFGAGPEVAHDGVLFLRCVGPYLLLMACFIALGGVFEGSGQARALLRVTLLGTVAQLVLAYGCTGLGLPGVCLAMALAMALQCGVVTVLFRRTRAGVQEEAEASWAGASA
- a CDS encoding PadR family transcriptional regulator → MLELSILGFLAEEPLHGYELKERIKALTGHVRPVSDGALYPAITRLVTAGKLDERAEPGASAAPRRTLSLTGLGREELLERLRHPKQAEITDQVRFNTVLAFLRHLPDRREQAAVLRRRLDFLQTPTSFFYDGGEPVGAEETDDLFRQGMLRVARATGQAERAWLAEAIERLDQPS
- a CDS encoding C40 family peptidase, with amino-acid sequence MGSHRRLVQTSGFNRGAGAALSVLSAAAAALGAVPAVAAPSDDTRAEVDRLYEEAEHATEAYNKADERADSLREEVGTAQDEIARQQERINSMREALGSQAGAQYRSGGLDPSLALLFSDDPDEYLDKAAVLDRINAHQAGALKDLQEAMRELAQERSEAAQKLGELEKSRKAVASHKRTVERKLARARELLNSLPSDERAAYDRASRSGRSGMSDLSGAVAPSGRAAAAVAAAQSAIGMPYVWGANGPTGFDCSGLMQWAYAQAGVSLPRTSQAQRYAGRQVPLSQARPGDLVTYRGDASHVGMYVGNGQVVHAPYPGAPVRYDPVGMMPGATVTRP